One genomic window of Prosthecobacter algae includes the following:
- a CDS encoding four helix bundle suffix domain-containing protein: MRERLKHDLFPSLPAAPKGKVILTGLAGLAEFVAKADPEFAANAMLCAINQATYLLKRQLQSQAENFKENGGFTERLHTTRIQSRAEQSGTPLCPLCNQPMRRRTAGKTSRQFWGCPAYPNCKGTQDIET, translated from the coding sequence ATGCGCGAGCGCCTCAAGCACGACCTCTTCCCCAGCCTGCCAGCCGCTCCGAAAGGCAAAGTCATCCTCACCGGACTGGCCGGCCTCGCCGAGTTCGTCGCCAAAGCCGACCCCGAATTTGCCGCCAACGCCATGCTCTGCGCCATCAATCAGGCGACCTATCTTCTCAAACGCCAGCTTCAGAGTCAGGCAGAGAATTTCAAAGAAAACGGGGGATTTACCGAACGCCTCCACACCACCCGCATCCAGTCCCGGGCCGAACAATCCGGCACCCCTCTCTGCCCCCTCTGCAACCAACCCATGCGCCGCCGCACCGCAGGAAAAACCAGCCGCCAATTCTGGGGCTGCCCCGCCTACCCCAACTGCAAAGGCACCCAGGACATCGAAACTTAA